The DNA window GTCATACaaattactccccctttttagccacaatagGAAAAAGTAGAGGAAAGTGAGCACAGACATCCATTAGAATATTAGTTAATGCTAATCAATTCCTGGGCAATAAGTATTTAAATTCCTGGATCAAATGGATACCCTTGATGGTAGTAGGATATCTGAATTCTTACTGAAGAACCACGAGTCTCGTTGGGAAGGAGATTGTGACTTGATCTTCCTTCTTCCTCTTCAGTACTTGACTATCGTCCAGCCAGTAACTGCTATAATTCTTCACATGCATAGACTCCCGGTTTACTTCTGAATTGTTCAAACTGAATTGTTTCCAATGCCTTTGTAAATATATCAGCAAGCTAGAAAACTAATTTTCAGTCTTCACATGCTCGAGAATAATGACTTTGTCTTCAACAAGGTCTCTAATGAAACGATTCCTGGtgtcaatgtgcttggtcctacTGTGTTGAATAGGATTTTTGGAGATATTAAAGCACTAAAATTGTCACAAAACAATGTTATAACATTTTGTGTGACATTGTACTCAGACAATATTTGCTTCATCCACATAAATTGAGAGTAACTGCTACATGCTTCTATATACTCAACTTCAACTGTGGAAAGCGATGCACAATTTTGCTTCTTACTGAACCATGAGATTAAGTTGTCTCCCAGAAAGAAACATCCACCAGAGGTACTCTTTCTATAATCATCACATCCAGCCCAATCATTATCACAATACCCCAATAACTTAGTGTTTGAGTTATGTGAGTACAGTATTCCATAGTTGTACGTACTACTTATATACTTCAGAATTATTTTGACTTGATTGAGATGAATCATTTTtggttctgcttgatacctagcacataCCCCAACAACAAAAGTGATGTCTGGTCTACTTGTAGTAAGGTAGAGAAGAATACCAATCATGCTTCTGTACAGACTTTGATCAACATCAACCCTTTTTTCATCCTTGGACATCTTCAAGTGTGTAGGAGAAGGAGTTTGTTTGTGACTGGCATTCTCCAATCCAAGCTTCTTCACAATATTCTTTGCATATTTTTCTTGACAAATAAAAATAGAGTCTTCCATCTGCTTGATTTGTAACCTAAGGAAGTAGGTTAATTCACCAaccatgctcatctcaaactcagattGCATCTGCTTGACAAAATGTTGGACCATCTCATCTAACATCCCACCAAAGACAATGTCATCTACATATATCTGAGCCACCATGAGTTTACCATCCTTTTCTTTGACAAAAAGGGTTTTATCAATTCCACCCTTCTTATATCCGTGTTGAACTTAAAACTCAGTCAACCTTTCATAttaagctcttggagcttgtttcaatccatacaaggcTTTCTTCAGTTTGAACATTAGATCTGGAAAGGTATAATCACGAAATCCTTTGGGTTGTTCAACATACATCTCTTTACTCAGATAGCCATTTAGGAaggcactcttcacatccatttggaaCAGCTTGAACTTCAAGATACATGCCACCCTAAGTAGTAGTCTGATAGATTCTAGACGGGCTACAGGAGCAAAGGTTTCATGAAATTCCACCCCTTCAATCTGAGTGTATCATTGAGCAATAAGTCTGGCTTTATTTCTGATAACAACTCCTTGTTCACCTGACTTGTTTTTGTACACCCATTATGTTTCAATGATATTGTTTCCTTCAAGCCTTGGTGCTAAGTCCCAAACTTCATTCCTCCTGAACTGTTTAAGTTCCTCTTACAtagcattaatccagaactcattaGTTAAAGCTTCCTTGACATTCTTTGGTTCAACTTTTGACAAGAAGCAAGAGTTTGACACAACTTCTCTTGACCTGGTGGCTACCCTTTTGTTTAGATCTCCTATGATAAGCTCCTTAGGATGATCTTTTTGGATCCTGATGGAAGAGCCTTTGTCAACTTTCTTAGTGTATGTGCATTAAGCATTATCAATTGAGTCAACAACATTCAGAGGAGGGAACATTACATCATTCTCAGCAGGTACAGATGTTTCAGAGTCATCCATAGGAAAGAATATTCTAACATCATATGTGAAAACATCTTCTTTTGGTGAGTCATCAACCACCACATTTATTTACCCCATCATCACCTTTGTTCTTGTGTTGAAGACTCTGTATGCTCTAGTGTTGATAGAGTATCCCAAAAATATTCCCTCATCACTTTTAGGATTCATTTTCCTCCTCTGAACCCAGGCAGTTAATATGTAGCCTTtgctaccaaacacatggaaatATTTCACAGTTGGCTTCTTGCCCTTCCAAAATTCATAGAGAGTAATTGTTGTACCTGATCTAATAGTCACTCTGTtgtgaatatagcatgcagtgttcaTAGCTTCAACTCGGAAATAGTATGGGAGTTTCTTAGCATGAAGCATGACCCTTGCACACTCTTGGATAGTTCTATTTTTGTGTTCCAccaccccattttgttgaggagtgatAGGTGATGAAAACGCATGACTTATCCTTTCAGTAGAACATAACTCTTCAAATTTTTTATTCTCAAATTCCTTCCCATGGACACTCCTGATTCTGACCATATTGCACCTTTTCTCTCTTTGAAGCTTTTGACACAATTCTTTAAAGACTTCAAAGACATCAGATTTTTATCTAATGAAGCTCACCCATGTGAATCTAGAGAAATCATCCATAACAACATAGGCATacttctttcctccaagactttcaacCTGCATATGCCCCCATTAAGTCCATGTGAAGTAACTCAAGAACCTTAGAAGTGGTAGTCAGATGTTGAAGCTTCTTATGGGACATCCTTGTTTGTTTCCCAATTCGACATTCACCACAGAATTTTTCTTCATCaatattgaaggtggagaaaaacacaagaaaagagagattgaattgtgttctttatcaactaaagattccctttctttttatttaatgtcttttctttcttttgtttaatcatctattggattatgcttttgaTGTTGCGGAAACATGAAGTGAAAAACTACATAACCAATATGATGTTCACTTTAACTTCTAaagatatcagaacttctgactcgttcagtacagttctgcagattaaggcttggaagttctaagttaaaatgacatgtgcagaaagtaaaagacacattcatttttatcctggttcaccttctaactaaggctacctccagtccaccttcttcaagtgatttgcctctcaacaaaggtcttaatccactataaccaaatcatgattacaactgcacgatcctcctTCGTGACTAACCATCCTGCACAACCAACTATTGTGACTAACCATATGGACAATGACCCGTTCAAAGATCTCCGtgagatataacgtccattgactcagaaaccctgcacaagctacccgcgagtgactaacccctagttgattgaaccgttcagtgatcccagcaggatataacgttcatcacacTAGTAACCTGCACAGCTACCTGCTGTGACTGACTCCTGCACAGCCAACAGTTGAGAATAACTTCTGATAATGTTCCGTTCAGGGATCCtagcaggatataacgttcatttaTATTCTGGAGATAATCGGTGTGCTTCTTAATCAAGCAGATGGTCTCCTATTCTCAAAACGTATGTTTACgactcactgactagaagtcacttctggagccTACACATTCTATCAAAAGTTTCATAAGATATAACACACTTCGAGTAACAACTCTACGTGTTTTACAATTAATTACAAGAATAATACATGATCTTGTAGTCTTctattcttgaacttctggataagatctttttcatcttctgataAGCATATTTAGTTCCCTCTGCTTTTCAACATGATCAATTAATGCTTGATTAAGTATTCTTGgatgtcttcatcttctccaatggagcATTCTGCAAGGCATGCAGGTTCAGCTTCTTCATCCTTTGAGATTTTCTTCATGGTAGGCATATGATGTACATTTCATCATTTAACCATCAGACACATAGTGTATATTGCCTCTTAATGGAGAAATTGACTTAGCTTGTCAGCTTTCACGTTCATGCTCTCCATTTCCTTCTTTCTTCACACAGGCATGTGTTTAGTGTATAACAAAATTGGGGATtgatcacataaagagtatgtgTTGCCCGTTGTATCTTCTGATGCATGTCTTCATATTTTTTAAGTTTGGTGTACATGCTTCAGCTGCTTCATCTACAGATGAACAAATGCATTTTGCGGattcttctcttcttctccttttgtgCAGAATATATCTTTGATTTGCACACTTTCTTCTTGTCTCCATGGATGATCCTTACTGGATATTCTCTTTTTATCTCCAGATCCATTCAAGGGATGGGTGATCAATCCTTCTCCATTCTGCATAGATTGGTTCTTAGTGCAAGATGGATGAATTCCATATACTGTGGTCACTCCATACATTTCAAGTTTGAAGACTGGTTCTATTTATAGCTTGATGAGTGTTACCGTTAGAATCTAGCcattgagatttgtttgaatatttcTTTAAAAGCTCTGTCTTATATGATCCTTTAATGACAAGTGTTGCTCTCTGCAAAAACCTTATCTTAAGAATGATGATTTCAGTTGATGGCGTGCTTTTTTGGTTAAGCTTATCTTTCCACAgcgctgcatgtggcttgcttcttctttTGGCCTTTGGAGTTGATCCATTTAATGTTGCAACCGTTTTTCTTATtatgatgtttctaacggctctcccttagattctaagctctttatattttacttaattgtgtgatgagctgtagattcttcattggttgTGACTTCTGCTGATGTTTGTATGTTATATGTCACTGTATTAtagtcttcagaacttgtagcttcagaacttctgatttttaTACTTGCGTGATCTTCATTGTTTGCACAGTTTCTTGTAATGATCTTTCTTGTTTATTTCCTTgcagcttctgatgtactttctgattgagaCTGTTGTATGTAGACCTTGATATTTCTTGTTCTTCTGAATGGTCTTGTTCCTTATTATTACTTCTCTTGCTTATTACTTCTCTTGTTTCTGATCTGTGGTCTTATGCTTGCTTGACATATTATTGATTCAGAACATCTGATGTCTCGGCTTTAGTTAATCTTCTTTCATGTCTGATTCAGTTCGTGTGATTCTGATGCAACCTGTATAAGCGTAACTTATGcatactaaatgaaaccattagtaataaaattgttactcacaaaatatatgttcgttatcatcaaaaccagattctgaacatagattctcaatttTGTTCTAACAAATATTCAATTTGGGAATGCCTCTGACAGCTCCACTGGATATGACCTTCTTCATACCTTTCAAGTGAAGATGTCCAAGCTTTTGATGCCATACCTTAGCTTCATCCTCATGTGATATCAAACAAGTTTAAAAGAATTCGGTTTCTAGAGGACACCATAGGTAGCAATTATCTTTGGATCTGGTTCCCTTCATGACAACCTCATCTCCTTCGTTTGTCACAAGGCATTCAGATTGGTtaaagttaactttgagaccttgGTCACATGGTTGACTAATGCTAATCAGGTTTGCAGTTAGCCCTTTAACAAGCAAGGCATTGTCAAGACTAGGCTGTCCAACATGGTCCAGCTTACCAACATATTTTATTTCACCTTTTGATCCATCTCCAAAAGTGACATAACTGGTAGAATAAGGATTGACATCTACTAAGAATTTCTGTATACTAGTCATGTGTTTAGAACACCCACTATCAATATACTAGTCTTCTCTAGTAGATGGTCTGAAGGAAGTATGAGTTATGAGAGCAATCACAGCCTTATGAGAGCAACCGGTCTTCTCTAGTTGATATTACTTGTTCTTCTGAATGGTCTTGTTCCTTATTGTTGCTTCTCTAGCTTATTGCCTCTCTTGTTTCTGATTTGTGGTCTTATGCTTGCTTGACATATTATTGATTTAGAACATCTGATATCTCGCCTTTAGTTAATCTTCTTTCATGTCTGATTCAGTTCCTGTGATTCTGATGCAACCTATATAAGCATAATTTCTAtatactaaatgaaaccattagcaataaaattgttactcataaaatatatgttcgttatcatcaaaaccagattgtgaacatagattctcaatcttgttttaacaatctcccccttttgatgatgacaaaaaccatgtagTTTGATGGAATAATTTTATGAGAGAATAATAATTAAGCAAGTAAACTTCATCTCAATTTAAATATTCAATCAGGCAACTGATATTTTCATCAAAATGTActattctttctccccctttttgttattatcaaaaagcgtTTAAGAGGGTAGGATCAGACTTAGAAATACTTCTACTGTTCAATTAAGCAATTGATTTATCAATAAAGATCAAAtttgtttcttttccttttatcCCCCTGAGATATATACTCTCCCCTTGAGCTAGATACCCCTATGGATTACTTTCTGATTTATGGCTCCCCCTGAATTAAGTAATCCTATTTGTTTATGATTTAGCCACTCCtgagttctaacaatctccccctgaaatagatTCTTCTGATACATAGGTATAAAGTGTATTTAAAGATCTTATCAGAATATGTTATGTTTTCAGAAATTATCTTTTAATCTCACTTTGTATGTTTGTTCAGATATTTTGGCAAAGAACATAAAAAAGTTTAAACATAAATAGAATGTTAAGCAGAACACAGATTTTCATTAAAGGCTGACACAGATAATTAAACGCTACACATGAGAAAACTAAAGACATCTTAAGAATAGAATGGTTCGCATTCTTCTTTCAGGAGAATGTCATCATTGTCCTTACATTTTGCGTTTCGGATAATTTGAACTAATTCAGCGGATTCAAACAGGGCGGATAGAATTCTTCCGTAAGGAATATGAAAGCTATGGCCACATCCGAAGGCAGCGAGAGATTCTTTAAGATGACAGAAGATAATCTTTGGAAGATGCAGTGGTTGACCATTTTCAAGCTTATAAATGAGAAATCGATCTCTATTTGATAGAATTTGGTGAAATTTTTCTCTAGGAGTTATGTTGGACAAGACAAATCTAAACAGAACTTGTCTAAAATGAGTCAGACGTTCCACATTATTGACGATGCATCTGATATTTCTGCTCATAGTATGGTTAGCATTCCATCGATCAAACGATCCGAGACTAGTTGCAAAAGGGTTAGGAGCACATCCTATGGTTTCAGCAATGGACTCTTCTGTGACAATAAACGGAATACCATAGATTTTGGCAGAAATGCTGCGGTGATCTTCGCTGATGGATGCTTCCACCCAGAAGGTTTTTACGAGATTAGTGAAGACATGGCCACGAAGGAGAACAACGTAATCATACCATCCTTGCCTCTCTACAAGactcataaaataattatttctctCAGCTAATCCTATGTATTGTTCTTTGATGATGGTAAGACGAGGTTGAAAATCCAGTTAGGATTAAATTTTGTTGTGCTAATAGGAAAGAAATTTTAAGAAGGAATGAAGGATGAGAGAATCCTTGGTTTTGAATTTATAGGACT is part of the Vicia villosa cultivar HV-30 ecotype Madison, WI linkage group LG2, Vvil1.0, whole genome shotgun sequence genome and encodes:
- the LOC131649105 gene encoding uncharacterized mitochondrial protein AtMg00810-like, producing MVAQIYVDDIVFGGMLDEMVQHFVKQMQSEFEMSMVGELTYFLRLQIKQMEDSIFICQEKYAKNIVKKLGLENASHKQTPSPTHLKMSKDEKRVDVDQSLYRSMIGILLYLTTSRPDITFVVGVCARYQAEPKMIHLNQVKIILKYISSTYNYGILYSHNSNTKLLGYCDNDWAGCDDYRKSTSGGCFFLGDNLISWFSKKQNCASLSTVEVEYIEACSSYSQFMWMKQILSEYNVTQNVITLFCDNFSALISPKILFNTVGPSTLTPGIVSLETLLKTKSLFSSM